A genome region from bacterium includes the following:
- a CDS encoding WYL domain-containing protein has product MLRLIAALIDTPRFLSIEEIHKRVGISRGADSAGYPENGAAAKRAFHRDMNELADAGIPVISGPVPGQERETWGYRIRKQDYSLPDMDFEADELAALHRAATAVRFDGVSGSEALWKLGGRVGEGTEAELAAVPVHPVLADLFQAVTEQRVAGFAYGGQDRAIEPWTLAFDQGHWYVVGHDRSRDDKRTFRVDRIESDVTLGPSGGFQQPDDAAGWVPIQPWKFGTEAPVSARLRVDPEQAVWAARRLGQEPVAKEGDGSAVFEVVVRSTDAFRSLVLEFLEHAEIVSPPELRAGVVAWLEELSR; this is encoded by the coding sequence TTGCTTCGACTCATTGCCGCGCTGATTGACACGCCTCGCTTTCTTTCCATCGAAGAGATCCACAAGAGGGTGGGAATCTCCCGCGGCGCCGACTCGGCTGGCTATCCGGAGAACGGGGCGGCCGCCAAGCGGGCCTTTCATCGAGATATGAACGAGTTGGCCGACGCCGGAATCCCGGTCATTTCCGGGCCGGTGCCCGGTCAGGAACGGGAGACCTGGGGATACCGAATCCGCAAGCAGGACTACTCGCTGCCGGACATGGACTTCGAGGCTGACGAACTCGCCGCCTTGCACCGGGCGGCCACCGCAGTCCGATTCGACGGGGTCTCCGGTTCAGAGGCGCTGTGGAAGCTGGGCGGGAGGGTGGGGGAGGGGACAGAGGCTGAATTGGCTGCGGTGCCGGTTCATCCCGTACTGGCAGACCTGTTCCAGGCAGTCACCGAACAGCGAGTGGCCGGGTTCGCCTACGGCGGGCAGGATCGCGCCATTGAGCCGTGGACCCTGGCCTTCGATCAGGGGCACTGGTATGTGGTGGGCCACGACCGCTCGCGCGACGACAAGCGCACCTTCCGGGTGGACCGAATCGAAAGCGACGTGACCCTGGGGCCCTCCGGCGGCTTCCAGCAGCCCGACGACGCTGCTGGCTGGGTGCCCATTCAGCCTTGGAAATTTGGGACCGAAGCACCGGTCAGTGCCCGCCTTAGAGTCGACCCGGAGCAGGCAGTCTGGGCCGCTCGGCGCCTCGGACAAGAACCGGTGGCGAAAGAGGGCGACGGCTCGGCGGTGTTCGAGGTTGTGGTCCGCAGCACAGATGCCTTTCGCTCTTTGGTCTTGGAGTTCCTTGAACACGCTGAGATCGTCAGCCCCCCGGAACTGCGTGCTGGCGTGGTGGCCTGGCTCGAGGAGTTGAGCCGTTGA